Proteins encoded by one window of Lathyrus oleraceus cultivar Zhongwan6 chromosome 1, CAAS_Psat_ZW6_1.0, whole genome shotgun sequence:
- the LOC127131312 gene encoding peroxidase 47 gives MLHNPSFILFEYHLTMANLLILFFVIMNGFKLGVYGLSMNYYLFSCPFVDSIVKNNLNTALQDDPTLAAGLVRMHFHDCFIEGCDGSVLIDSTKENTAEKDSPANLSLRGYKVIDDIKQELEKQCPGVVSCADILAMAARDAVFFAGGPIYNIPKGRKDGTRSKIEDTFNLPPPFFNASQLIRMFGQHGFSPKDMVALSGAHTLGAARCISFKERLTQLDQTLDSEFAKTLSKTCNVGDNAEQPFDATRNDFDNSYFNSLVSNNGVLTSDQTLYNSPQTRNIVNMYAMNEALFFLDFQQAMVKMSLLDVKEGSKGEVRKNCHRIN, from the exons ATGCTTCACAATCCATCATTCATATTATTTGAATATCATCTAACAATGGCTAATTTGCTTATACTGTTTTTTGTCATAATGAATGGTTTCAAATTAGGAGTATATGGATTGAGCATGAACTACTACTTGTTTAGCTGCCCTTTTGTTGATTCTATTGTTAAAAACAATCTCAACACAGCTCTGCAGGATGATCCCACCCTAGCAGCAGGTTTAGTTAGAATGCATTTCCATGATTGTTTCATAGAG GGATGTGATGGGTCAGTTCTAATAGACTCCACTAAGGAGAACACAGCAGAAAAAGATTCACCTGCAAATTTGAGCTTGAGAGGATACAAAGTGATAGATGATATCAAACAAGAGCTTGAAAAGCAATGTCCCGGAGTTGTTTCATGTGCTGATATTCTTGCCATGGCTGCTAGAGATGCAGTTTTCTTT GCTGGTGGTCCTATTTATAACATTCCAAAAGGAAGAAAAGATGGAACAAGGTCTAAAATTGAGGATACTTTCAATCTGCCACCTCCATTTTTCAATGCATCTCAGCTCATTAGGATGTTTGGCCAACATGGTTTTTCTCCAAAAGATATGGTGGCTCTTTCTG GAGCTCACACACTAGGAGCAGCAAGGTGTATTTCTTTCAAAGAAAGACTAACCCAATTGGATCAAACATTGGATTCAGAATTTGCAAAAACACTCTCCAAAACATGCAATGTTGGTGACAATGCTGAGCAACCTTTTGATGCAACTAGAAACGATTTTGATAACTCATACTTCAATTCTTTGGTCTCAAACAATGGTGTTCTTACTTCGGACCAAACATTGTACAATAGCCCACAAACTAGGAACATTGTGAACATGTATGCAATGAATGAGGCACTGTTCTTCTTGGATTTTCAACAGGCTATGGTGAAGATGAGCTTGCTTGATGTTAAAGAAGGTTCTAAAGGGGAAGTAAGAAAAAATTGCCATAGAATAAATTAA